From the genome of Impatiens glandulifera chromosome 9, dImpGla2.1, whole genome shotgun sequence, one region includes:
- the LOC124915364 gene encoding DNA replication complex GINS protein PSF1-like: MYAKNAGELVKELSTNEPGQLSVFNANLFSQVTKECDFHFHQLQSLLSKVQEETSSNQTTKNPDHYGALIHHLSLVRNKRCLMSYVYNRAETIRNLDWMIEPPLPEQIQEKLSSFEKDYSKKHSAAIRSYMSDLDLDLAVDMVPPKDPYLKVKVLDDIGSVALSDQITNLAKHSILFLRRTDAETYISQGLMEELTS; the protein is encoded by the exons ATGTACGCCAAGAATGCTGGGGAGTTGGTGAAAGAACTTTCGACCAATGAACCAGGGCAGTTATCTGTATTCAAT GCAAATCTATTTTCTCAAGTAACTAAAGAATGTGATTTTCATTTTCATCAGCTTCAATCCTTGTTAAG CAAAGTTCAAGAAGAAACCTCGAGCAACCAAACAACTAAAAATCCCGATCACTATGGTGCTCTTATTCATCACCTTTCTTTGGTTCGCAACAAGCGTTGTCTCATGTCCTACGT GTATAATCGTGCAGAAACAATCAGAAATCTGGATTGGATGATTGAGCCTCCGCTTCCTGAACAAATTCAGGAGAAGCTAAGCAGCTTTGAGAAAGACTATTCCAAAAAACACTCTGCAGCTATCAGATCTTACATGTCTGACCTTGATCTTGATTTGGCTGTG GATATGGTGCCACCTAAGGATCCTTATCTTAAGGTAAAAGTGTTAGACGATATTGGAAGTGTGGCTCTGAGTGATCAGATAACGAATCTTGCTAAGCATTCGATTCTGTTTCTAAGAAGGACTGATGCCGAAACATACATATCTCAG GGATTGATGGAAGAGCTTACAAGCTGA